CATAACTTCCAAAACATTCTATTCTTAGTTTTAACTTGTATTATAAATTGTAGATAAACTTGTTTTCAATCTGTATCGCAGTTGAAGAGATTGGAGCTGAAGCTTAAGCAGTTTGCAGAAGTTGAAACGTTACTCATGAAAGAATGTGAACAAGTGGAAAAAACAAGGCAAAGGTTTGCTGCTGAGAGGGCTCGAATTGTATCTCAATTTGGAACCACCGGAGTCGCTTCACAAATGAGTGTACCTGTGATTTCTTCTCCCATGGTTAATAACATTGGCAACAACAGGCAACAGGTAATGTCAGGCTCACCTTCAACGCCAAGCAATTCTGGATATGTTAACAACCAACCAGTACATCCCCATATGCCATTCATGCAACGCCAACCAATATTTCCTATGGGTCCGAGGATGCCCCATACAGCCATGCAAGCATCCACATCAGCTCCTCCTAATGTCATGTTCAACTCCCCAGGGAATGCACAACCAACTCTTAACCATCCACTAATGAGGTCGGTTTCCGGGACTGGATCTGGTCTAGGTTGAAATGAAAGagtcaaaaataaattttggattttattgATGGAATTCATTGGTGGTGTTGATTTTCTGCGCTTCGGAGACAACCAGTAGCTTGGACGAACAGTTGAAGCATCTTCAGCTTCAAAATATAGAAGTAACTTGAAGCAATTTTTAGGGTTTGTAACATCATACAATTAATGTAGTTTGgggtttaattatgaaatattgagactaattaccaaaattaattttgtataaataaATTATCTAAAAATTTTAGAGCATCCCAATCTAATGAAAACTAATGCGCGTCTATTCTTGCTAATTTTACTATTCctgtaaaatagaaaattttgaacaCTAATGCAGTGAAGTGGGCTCCTTTCTATGGGGACTGCAgttgcttttttctttttcatgtgaGTTTATATTGTTGAAGTCTCAAAGAAAATGGTCTTGAATTCTGTCAGTtgataattttgaaaagtttccTCAATGTGGGTGTGGTTTAACTTTGATGCAGATCAAAGTAATGGATTATAGTTATTTGGAAAATCGTTAATTTGTTTTATAGTAGAATTAAATCTTTAACcattttttcatgtatttagaaAATCCATGGAGCGCCACTGTGAATTCCTAAAGAATTAGATGATCATGATTTTAGACTTTGCTACAAAAAGCAATGACATGAAATCCCTGCAACTCCAATGGAGAATACCTTATTAGAGCAAAACATCTAAACCCGGTTCATTCTTGTTATCTTAAAAAACAATCCCAAATCATGCAATGAACTCAAATGGTCAGAAAAGCTCAATGCATATGGCATCCAATGTGAGAAGCCAAGGACCCTTTCCGACAAGTTGGATATATTCTTCCCTTCTCAATAAGCATATCCATTCTTGTCATCTAAAAACCATCCCAAGTCATGCAGATAACTTCAAATCTAACCAAAACATGTTTGGGAGAGATTAAAGGGTCCAAAAAGCTCTCTGGGTATGGCAGACAATGTAAAGTTGTAACAGAGATTTCCTCAGCAAAATATCATCAAACATTCTTCCCTTAGAGAGCTTATCCATTCCTGTCATCTCAAAAACCATCCCAAGTCAcccaaaataactaaaatttaagCAAAACAAGTTCGTGGGACAAAAAGATAAAAAACGCTCAATCGTTATGGCATTCATTGTAACTTCGTATTACATATTTCCCCAACCcaatatcatcaaacattcaaactCTTCTTCTACATACATATActaaaatttcatccaatatcAATGAACAACAATATCATTTGATCAGAAATGACTACGATTTCGTTGAACAATCTTTATGAGCAGCTGTATTAACCTGTTTAGAGAGGTAAGCTTCATAGATTTCCACTACAAGCCGAGGATCCTTTTCCACAAGTTCAATATATTCTTCCCTTTTAGTTAGCTTATCCATGTTGTCTGTTATCAAACACAAAGCCGCATCGAGAACGAGTTTGGCGTTGTGCTGGTGAGCAAAGGCATAGCTCATGAGTGAATTATCACAGTTCAATTTCGATACCAAGAACTTCTCACAATACCCTTTGAGATGCTTCACTTGGTATTTTTCAGCTAAGACCAGAAGATCACAAGCCAATTGTTCATCCAAGCATGCCTCTGCAGTGTACAAATAGTTTACAAAAGCACGAAGAGCATCGTATGATACATCACTTACTTTGATTGTTCCACTTCtgctttcttccatttcattCTCCAGCATTGCTTTGAATACGGGTGATCGATTCACCTGGTTTCACCatcaaaatgtttataaattatgAACATTATAAATAACTTGCTTGGTAACATAATTTCTAAATTGGGTTTTAAAGCAGATTCCGATTTTAGCGATTTTCCTCTTCATATTtgataagaaattaaaagaatccAAACAAATAGGAAGTACCAAAACAGCTTTATTGGCGGGTACGGGCACAGGGGGAAACCCAGGAGACCCATCATCGGAAGCGATCAAAACGACATCGGAGAAGAAGGGACCGGGAGTGGTGGTGGAGCCACGGTGGGCGTGATCAAGCGGAGACCAAAAGCGTAAAAAGGCGACTTTGGCTTTGAGATCTTCGATCTCTCGCTTCAACTCTTCCTCAGTCTCGCTTGCTTCCTCGTAGCACTCCTTGCAAGTGCCGGCATCGCGTGATCCGTACTCTTCCTTGCATGATATGCACTTCATGGTCTCGGCGTCTGTATCGCTCTCCGTATCGGACTCCGATCGGATTACCTGGTTGCATCGGTGTCTTCGCATTTTTTGGTTTCGGCTTTGGCAACTAGCACTATAGCCAAGTagtctgtttttttttttcctttttaacagTTATACACGTAGAAGTAAAAATTTATTGAAGCCCAATTGAAGTAATGACTAGTTATTGCCGCTATCGTTACTCATGGCTTGACTTCTAGTACTTGTTTCTCGCTTTGTTCCATCAACTATActtaaattttgttgtttaaaatattgatccttccttttttttttagctCTGTTAAAGAAGTCTTGCTTCTAATATCTCTCTCCTTCAAGAATACAAATATCAGTCTTAAAATTGTAATCCCTTCGATTGCATTTTAAGATTACAAACAATTATTGATTTCCTCCTTGAGCTGTCCTTTTGTAATACAAAACACCACTTTCCAATTACTAGCTTCACTTCCTCTAGATTGGGACGTAAGCTTCAGCCTCCTTGACCCTCTTTCTTCATTCCCACTTGAGGTTACATTTGGCGGTATATATCAATGGCTCTGTGTATATAGTATAGCATCCGCTTGATTTGTTCTAGCGTACGAATTGAGTTTCAACATTCCTTCTGAAAAAAACCACCACATTCCTTGCCTTCCATGTTCCCCACAGAATGCACATGAAAATTGAGTAAAAACCTATTGCTTCCTTCTACTCCATATCATCTCCATTCAACCATTGAAAAACCCTTCCCTAATTTAGTTCAACAAGACATGTTGGATTCAAACAAAGAGCCAACTTCCAAACTAGATGGCCCGCGCAAACTCACAATGGACAAAGAGGTGTTCCACCATGTTGTCATATGAAATATTCAACTTCATCATGTCGCTCTCACACTTCCTAAGCCTGTCTCCCTTGGATACCTCGAGAGCCACTCAAAATCTTTTGTCAATCCCATTGGCATCCAAAACATTGGTCTCTAGAGTCTTTTCCATTTCTTCATCAATTCAGTCCGAAATTTCCTCCATAAGAGAAGTTCATAAAGCCTCCTTGTCCTTTCTAAGCTTCTAGGTTGCACCCCCACACCTATGTAACTTTtatcctcttttatttttattaccgATTCTGTTTGTCACCTACTTCCACCAAGATTTCGGCGATATGGAAAAAGTTGAAAAGCTATAAGAAACGAGACTATCATTGGTAGAGCTCCCTTGGGTTAAGTTGATCAAGGCAGGTTTCCCACCAACAATTAGTTTCTGTGCCACTTGTGATCTGCTTAGAAAGCACCTTTTGTTTCTCATTAGATGCATCCATTAGGTTCTGCACCTCATTGTTAAGCTGGATTACCTTATTAATTCTTATAATATGGTGAGACTCAATGAGAGTGTTAGTGTTGTCAATCACAGGTATATTCCCGTTCAAAAAGCTGTTAGCAATGCATTTGATAATGGGGTGACCAAATAAAAAGGGTTTACCAATGGGTTAGAAGATAATAAAAACAATCTCACTACCACATAAAGTGTAGAGCTCGCATATTGTTTTGTAGATTCATGATTAGCGTTTTGAGAATGTGATCAATTGAGCTTCctcattttcaataattttaatgtaacatctcaaaattttAGATGTAGTAAATGGTATTTTACCGGAAATGTATAAGAATAATTATCAAGAAAATGGATTGCTATTATTGGAATAAGTATATTGGAGGTGGATTAGATATTTAGAGAGAAAGtatgaataatgaaaatttaagtaagaaacaattgaaattttgagaaagttGGAAGACTAAACGTGCAAATTTATCATTTAGGGAAGAAGGTGAAAGtgaataaatattcttttatgaATGTGGTATGAATATGtggaaataaaaaattgagagactaaattgaataaaatgaaaaatataagaactaaagTGTAATTTTCTTTTGTCCCACCAATCATATTTTGACACAATTAGTCCTTAATCATTACTCTTtccataattatttatttcataaagttACCGTATTGTCCTTCAACTTTTTCTAATAATACCACTTATGAgtcatattttcttttggtaaatttttaccTCTAGTCCCTCCTCTTTTttcctttaattcaatttaatcatttcaacTCTTAATTTCTTACTTTGGCCCCAATAATTTTCACTCCCTTGTAATCTAGTTAATACTCAGGATTTATTTTTCTCAATATACAAGTCTTTCCAAATGCCTTTAGTATCTGTCTTCACCATCTACTAACACTGATGATTTTCAAATTATgacatttttaaattataattgatTCACTATTGATTTGACATAATTTCTAATTCATGAAATTTCGAGGATGTTACaattacaaatttatattttacataaattCTGTAACAACCCGAAAATTAGTggtgtaaaaaaaatacaatatcgGGACTTTGTTTTTCGTAAATCAAGccccataaatattattattttataagtgaattaaattttggattggTAATTTGGCCGAATTAGTTATTAATTAAGGTTTtgagactaaatcataaaaagtttaaatattatAGAATTCTAATTTATAAAAGGCTTGAGGACCCCAAGGTTTATTAAACCATTCTTATTTAGTTGGTGGGTTTTAATTATGATGGAGGGTTGGCAagtgtaaattttttaataaaattaatgtataaaaagaaaacataaaagtaaaagaaaaggaagatattttttttttcaattctctCTTTGGCCGAATGTTCAAGAGGAGGAGGTTTCAAACGTTTCAATTTTAACCCGTCGATTGGTAAGCTATTTCAAGtctgttttctttaaatttatatttttaggatAGTGAAAGCTTAATTTAACTAGCTCGTgtaatattttccaaaattgttaaaatttttaaaattttcatttttaatttcttgaagttttttatgttaaattattagATTTTGAGCTTAGATATGAAAATGATTAATTGTAAAGTTTACATGTTAGTTTTGTAACATAAggattaaaatgaattatttgtagCACTGTTATGAGACTTTGATAAAAATAGATAGTATAGGGTTTATAAAGGATGATATTGAAATAGGATTGCAAAATGaggctcaaatttgaaagatatggttatttttgttttagggactaaattgaataaaatgtaaaagtttaatggacatttgaaaaataaaattgaactaatacatgtttataataggatgatatgagatgtttggaattgataatgTGAACTCAGTTATTCTATAGATCAAGAATAGAACCAAATCGAGGCTAGTCGTGGAAAAGCAAAAGTTGTTGAACAGTCCTTAAAAGCTCGTTTGGTTACTAtttctatgaacttactaagttaattcatgttatgtttttatttctataaattgaataattatatttgttatatatttattttgttatgcaaggtatatatattttgttatgcaAGGTATGATATTgtggaaattgaaaataattatttgagattAATTGTATTTTGTTAAGCTTGTGGAAAATGTTATGTTTAAGATTAATTATCAAACTAGAGGACTAATTTGAACAATAATGAAAATTTGTGTAACTTAGTGATTATATGTATTGGCATTAAATTTGATTGGaatgtattatattatataatgaaATGAGATGAACTTACTCAAATCATGGAAGAGCAAATTGTTTAACTAAACACTTTATGGACAACAGTGGTAttacaactttgaaaatttaccaaaaattgtaggaatcaaGTTAGAGGTTTGAATCtaacattaaattaaagcttattaagtctagttttgcACAAAAGCAAGGGTGAAAGCAATGGAAttgtatattatgagatataatatttttatgaggcaatgtcagaatgatttcgggttcaattattctaattttataaaatcattataaattgtacaaaataatTTAGGTGATGAAATTTATATGGCTAAAATATTAATGAGCCTATTTCCAAAGGAAACAAAGAACAACATAATCTGAGACTTGTACCGaaagatatttattttttagtgaagaagaaTAGAAGTTACCTAGAAGCAGAACATGagaggtttttaaaaaaaattggtattaATTTACCTAgaaataaattctgaaattttatggtaaaaattttattgaatttagtttcaaaaacaaaaggcAGATCTTAATTTCAAATTCTGTAGGtctggatataaataatttagggatTGCTACTCAAGAAGACAGTTTTATTAAAAGTATATGTATAAATGGTGAAAGGATAATTCATGTTACGTAAAGATGTGTCATACTAAGGCTAAAGATTCTTGTATAAATGCTTGTAAATAAACGaagtggaatggagaggaggatgaggaaaaataatagaagagttataaaatgaattaacAGTTGATTATGACTGATCAAATCATATTGGTgtaaatttaattgattaatcagatagatgattaaattgataaaagtgaaaatcttaaaactaaatgaaatggtgaaattggttTGGAATTGAAATAGtatgctatgttatgtatgaaatgatattatgagtgata
The sequence above is drawn from the Gossypium hirsutum isolate 1008001.06 chromosome A05, Gossypium_hirsutum_v2.1, whole genome shotgun sequence genome and encodes:
- the LOC107905228 gene encoding BTB/POZ domain-containing protein At4g08455 yields the protein MRRHRCNQVIRSESDTESDTDAETMKCISCKEEYGSRDAGTCKECYEEASETEEELKREIEDLKAKVAFLRFWSPLDHAHRGSTTTPGPFFSDVVLIASDDGSPGFPPVPVPANKAVLVNRSPVFKAMLENEMEESRSGTIKVSDVSYDALRAFVNYLYTAEACLDEQLACDLLVLAEKYQVKHLKGYCEKFLVSKLNCDNSLMSYAFAHQHNAKLVLDAALCLITDNMDKLTKREEYIELVEKDPRLVVEIYEAYLSKQVNTAAHKDCSTKS